The following proteins come from a genomic window of Sardina pilchardus chromosome 13, fSarPil1.1, whole genome shotgun sequence:
- the flot2b gene encoding flotillin-2b, with amino-acid sequence MGSCLTVGPNEALVVSGGCGNEKSYVMGGWSWAWWLISDAQRITLEIMTLQPKCEDVETAEGVAITVTGVAQVKVMTELDLLPLACEQFLGKSVVEMKSVVLQTLEGHLRSILGTLTVEQIYQDRDKFAQLVREVASPDVGRMGIEVLSFTIKDVYDKLDYLSSLGKTQTAAVQRDADIGVAEAERDAGIREAECKKEMMDVKFLADTKMADSKRELELQKAAFNQEVNTKKAEAELAYQLQAAKEQQKIRLEEIEIEVVQRKKQITIEEHEIVRMDKELVATVKRPAEAEAYKIQQLAEGDKIKKVLTAQAEAEKIRKIGEAEAASIEAIGKAEAEKMRLKAEAYQQYGEAAKVALVLEALPKIAGKVAAPLARTNEIVILSGDNSRVTGEVNRLLAELPVSVNALTGVDLTKIPLLQKMTDAQA; translated from the exons ATGGGTAGCTGCCTCACTGTTGGACCAAACGAAGCCCTTGTCGTTTCAG GTGGCTGCGGGAATGAGAAGAGCTACGTCATGGGTGGCTGGTCCTGGGCGTGGTGGCTCATTTCAGATGCCCAAAG gaTTACACTAGAGATAATGACACTACAACCCAAATGTGAAGATGTGGAGACAGCAGAAGGGGTGGCCATTACAGTCACAGGGGTTGCCCAG GTCAAAGTCATGACAGAACTTGACTTGCTGCCACTAGCCTGTGAACAGTTCTTGGGGAAGTCAGTGGTGGAGATGAAAAGTGTCGTCTTGCAAACTCTGGAAGGACATCTACGTTCCATTTTAG GCACTTTGACAGTGGAGCAGATCTACCAGGACCGAGACAAGTTTGCCCAGCTGGTGCGAGAGGTGGCATCCCCAGACGTGGGTCGGATGGGCATTGAAGTCCTCAGCTTCACCATCAAA GATGTCTATGACAAGCTGGACTATCTCAGCTCTCTGGGAAAGACACAGACTGCAGCTGTCCAGCGAGATGCAGATATCGGAGTTGCCGAAGCCGAGAGGGATGCAGGCATAAGG GAAGCCGAGTGCAAGAAAGAGATGATGGATGTCAAGTTCTTGGCTGACACGAAAATGGCCGACTCCAAACGAGAACTGGAGCTGCAGAAAGCTGCTTTCAACCAGGAAGTGAACACCAAG aaagcagaggcagagctggcctACCAGCTGCAGGCGGCCAAAGAGCAGCAGAAGATCCGTCTGGAGGAGATCGAGATTGAGGTGGTCCAGAGGAAGAAGCAGATCACCATCGAGGAGCATGAAATCGTACGCATGGACAAGGAGCTTGTTGCCACGGTCAAGCGACCTGCCGAGGCCGAGGCCTACAAGATACAGCAGCTCGCCGAAGGAGACAA GATTAAAAAGGTGTTGACGGCTCAGGCAGAAGCCGAGAAAATCCGCAAGATAGGAGAGGCAGAGGCTGCCTCTATTGAAGCCATTGGTAAAGCAGAGGCCGAGAAGATGAGGCTGAAGGCTGAGGCCTACCAGCAGTACGGAGAAGCAGCCAAGGTTGCGCTGGTCCTGGAGGCCCTGCCAAAG ATTGCTGGCAAAGTGGCGGCTCCTCTGGCCAGGACCAATGAGATCGTCATTCTGAGTGGGGACAACAGCCGGGTGACTGGGGAAGTGAACCGCCTGCTAGCCGAGCTACCCGTGTCCGTCAACGCCCTCACGGGAGTGGACCTGACTAAG ATACCTTTACTTCAGAAGATGACCGACGCCCAAGCCTGA